A single window of Bos javanicus breed banteng chromosome 19, ARS-OSU_banteng_1.0, whole genome shotgun sequence DNA harbors:
- the LOC133231728 gene encoding uncharacterized protein LOC133231728: MAPETDVEGGMELRDAWLGSGNSLLCARLHVAPREWAAQHGSREDTAQKLSQRTRCPAASLNPPCLLKWGLLKTLSGAVRWRSAACRPQGRRCSPNVAGLMGSSHIWFPFKCPNVIKFSPTQRKSLVRCGFPPSTRVKKSLSRTPVADRRSSRPPIPPAPPRKGLCSALFSWAEGARALPARRNSRGQSSCRLHRGGEASHPGKTASGPRLTLGTHQCLDARGLVTPCRGIPLSVAPHSRMRVHLWPASVGNAASPRAAQEPAQGIPRGRHVTGACWLPLACQSPKRVKGQLGPRYRALVGWRAAPSTARRPTHPRRRCLSWPPVRPLPEFKHSSLGGLAFSSFPSQLSTFSIRLLFT, translated from the exons ATGGCACCTGAGACAGATGTGGAGGGGGGCATGGAGCTAAGGGATGCCTGGCTGGGCTCTGGGAACAGCCTTCTCTGCGCACGCCTGCACGTGGCGCCCCGTGAATGGGCGGCTCAGCACGGCTCCAGGGAGGACACAGCTCAGAAACTGTCCCAGAGAACCAGGTGTCCAGCAGCCAGCCTCAACCCGCCCTGCCTCCTCAAGTGGGGTCTTCTCAAGaccctctctggggctgtgagaTGGCGCAGCGCGGCTTGCAGACCGCAGGGGAGACGCTGCTCCCCAAACGTGGCTGGCCTGATGGGCTCGAGCCACATCTGGTTCCCATTCAAATGTCCAAACGTAATTAAATTCTCTCCGACGCAGCGGAAGAGTTTGGTAAGATGTGGCTTTCCCCCTTCCACCAGGGTTAAGAAATCACTGTCTCGCACTCCAGTGGCTGACCGgcgctcctcccggccgccgatCCCTCCTGCTCCACCAAGGAAGGGCCTGTGTTCGGCTCTGTTTTCTTGGGCTGAAGGGGCCAGGGCCCTCCCCGCAAGGAGGAACAGCAGAGGCCAGAGCTCCTGCAGGCTTCATCGGGGTGGGGAGGCGAGCCACCCTGGGAAGACAGCTTCGGGACCCAGGCTCACCCTGGGGACACACCAGTGTCTGGATGCTCGGGGTCTTGTGACACCCTGCCGAGGGATTCCCCTCTCTGTAGCTCCTCACAGCAGGATGCGCGTGCATCTCTGGCCTGCCTCTGTGGGCAATGCAGCCTCCCCAA GGGCAGCCCAGGAGCCCGCCCAAGGGATCCCCCGGGGCCGCCACGTCACAGGGGCTTGCTGGTTGCCTCTGGCCTGTCAGAGCCCCAAACGGGTTAAGGGGCAGCTGGGTCCAAGGTACCGGGCCTTGGTGGGATGGAGGGCGGCCCCTTCCACAGCGAGGAGGCCCACTCACCCGAGGCGTCGGTGCCTCTCCTGGCCTCCTGTTCGGCCCCTGCCTGAATTCAAGCACAGTTCCCTGGGTGggcttgccttttccagcttccctTCCCAACTGAGCACCTTCAGTATACGGCTTCTTTTTACTTAG